Proteins encoded in a region of the Zunongwangia endophytica genome:
- the rplL gene encoding 50S ribosomal protein L7/L12, with protein sequence MADLKEFAEQLVNLTVKEVNELADILKEEYGIEPAAAAVAVAGGAAGGGEEAAEEQTEFDVILNAPGGSKLAVVKLVKELTGLGLKDAKALVDGAPAPVKEGVAKDEAEALKSQLEEAGAEVELK encoded by the coding sequence ATGGCAGATTTAAAAGAATTCGCAGAACAGTTAGTTAACTTAACAGTTAAGGAAGTTAATGAGTTAGCTGATATATTAAAAGAAGAATATGGTATTGAGCCTGCTGCTGCAGCTGTAGCGGTTGCTGGTGGTGCTGCCGGTGGCGGTGAAGAAGCTGCTGAAGAGCAAACAGAGTTTGATGTAATTCTTAACGCTCCAGGAGGATCTAAATTAGCAGTAGTTAAATTAGTAAAAGAACTTACTGGTTTAGGTCTTAAAGATGCTAAAGCATTGGTAGATGGTGCGCCAGCTCCAGTTAAAGAAGGAGTTGCTAAAGATGAAGCAGAAGCTTTAAAATCTCAATTAGAAGAAGCAGGAGCTGAGGTTGAGCTTAAATAA
- the rplJ gene encoding 50S ribosomal protein L10, whose product MTREEKSKVIKDLTAQLADTSTIYIADISGLDAGTTSNLRRACFKANVQLAVVKNTLLTKAMEASDKDFGELPATLKGNTSIMIAETGNAPAKVIKEFRKKNEKPILKGAFIDEAIYVGDEYLEALSNIKSKEEVVGDIIGLLQSPAKNVVSALKSSGGKIAGILKTLSEKED is encoded by the coding sequence ATGACAAGAGAAGAAAAATCAAAAGTAATAAAAGATTTAACTGCCCAGTTAGCTGATACTTCAACTATCTATATTGCAGATATCTCAGGTTTAGATGCCGGAACAACCTCTAATTTACGTAGAGCTTGTTTTAAAGCTAATGTACAACTTGCGGTAGTTAAGAATACGTTACTAACTAAAGCAATGGAGGCTTCAGATAAAGATTTTGGAGAACTTCCTGCCACTTTAAAAGGTAACACCTCTATTATGATTGCTGAAACTGGTAATGCTCCAGCTAAAGTAATCAAGGAATTTAGAAAGAAAAACGAAAAACCGATTCTTAAGGGAGCTTTTATAGACGAAGCTATCTATGTTGGAGACGAGTATTTAGAAGCTCTTTCTAACATTAAATCTAAAGAAGAGGTTGTTGGGGATATCATTGGATTGTTACAATCTCCTGCTAAAAATGTTGTTTCGGCACTTAAATCTAGTGGTGGAAAAATCGCAGGAATCCTTAAAACTCTTTCTGAAAAAGAGGACTAG
- the rplA gene encoding 50S ribosomal protein L1, translating into MAKLTKKQKEAQSKIENGRTYSVAEASALIKEVSSEGFDASVDLAVRLNVDPRKANQMVRGVVTLPHGTGKDVKVLALVTPDKEEEAKNAGADYVGLDEYLEKIKGGWTDVDVIITMPSVMGKLGPLGRILGPRGLMPNPKTGTVTMDISKAVSDVKAGKIDFKVDKTGIVHAGVGKVSFESDKIAGNARELLTTLVKLKPQAAKGVYIKSIHMSSTMGPGVAIDTKRFTEQ; encoded by the coding sequence ATGGCAAAGTTGACTAAAAAACAAAAAGAAGCTCAGTCTAAAATCGAAAACGGGAGAACCTATTCGGTTGCAGAAGCTTCTGCCTTAATAAAAGAAGTTTCTAGTGAGGGCTTCGATGCTTCAGTGGATTTAGCGGTTCGTTTGAATGTTGATCCTCGTAAAGCCAATCAAATGGTAAGAGGTGTTGTAACACTTCCTCATGGAACTGGTAAAGATGTTAAAGTTCTTGCGTTAGTTACTCCAGATAAAGAAGAAGAAGCTAAAAACGCAGGTGCAGATTACGTAGGTCTTGATGAGTATCTTGAGAAAATCAAAGGTGGTTGGACAGATGTTGATGTTATCATTACGATGCCTAGCGTTATGGGTAAATTAGGTCCATTAGGTCGTATTTTAGGACCTAGAGGTTTAATGCCTAACCCAAAGACAGGTACGGTAACTATGGATATCTCTAAAGCGGTATCTGATGTGAAGGCTGGTAAAATCGACTTTAAAGTAGATAAAACTGGTATCGTACATGCAGGCGTTGGAAAAGTATCTTTCGAATCTGATAAGATTGCTGGAAACGCGAGAGAATTATTAACTACGCTTGTAAAACTGAAACCTCAGGCAGCAAAAGGTGTGTATATTAAAAGTATTCACATGTCCAGTACTATGGGCCCTGGTGTAGCAATAGATACAAAAAGGTTTACTGAGCAATAA
- the rplK gene encoding 50S ribosomal protein L11, translated as MAKEVSKVVKLQVRGGAANPSPPVGPALGAAGVNIMEFCKQFNGRTQDKQGKVLPVAITVYSDKSFDFVIKTPPAAVQLMEAAKTKKGSGEPNRKKVASVSWDQIKDIAEDKMQDLNAFTVESAMKMVAGTARSMGITVKGDAPF; from the coding sequence ATGGCAAAAGAAGTAAGTAAAGTTGTAAAACTACAAGTTCGCGGAGGTGCTGCTAACCCTTCACCACCAGTTGGACCTGCTTTAGGTGCTGCCGGAGTAAATATCATGGAATTCTGTAAGCAATTCAATGGTAGAACTCAGGATAAACAAGGTAAAGTGCTACCAGTAGCAATTACTGTTTATTCTGATAAGTCTTTTGATTTTGTAATCAAGACTCCACCAGCAGCTGTACAGCTAATGGAAGCAGCAAAGACTAAAAAAGGTTCAGGTGAGCCGAACAGAAAGAAAGTAGCAAGTGTGTCTTGGGATCAAATTAAAGATATCGCAGAAGATAAAATGCAGGATTTAAATGCATTTACTGTGGAATCTGCAATGAAAATGGTTGCTGGTACTGCTCGTTCTATGGGTATAACTGTAAAAGGTGATGCACCGTTTTAA